Proteins encoded by one window of Deinococcus yavapaiensis KR-236:
- a CDS encoding NPCBM/NEW2 domain-containing protein, giving the protein MPRRPARSLLRLSLPLLLFSCSQAPAPSSRPSKASDPYAAGTSYPWSDRLDAPIGDPYTAGRAFPWTGPSTAAPGLGATQVRGGDNFLSDLTWTSATNAWGPVEKDRSNGEQALGDGRVLTIGTQTFAKGLGVHASSTLSYALGGVCQTFSAQVGVDDEVGDRGSVVFQVYGDGVKLYDSGVTRGADAVKAVSVNVTGRSELKLVVTNGGDSIDYDHADWASAKVSCAPPPAPTGERFLSDLAWTSATNAWGPVEKDRSNGEQALGDGRVLTIGTQTFAKGLGVHAASTLSYYLGGACQTFSAQVGVDDEVGDRGSVVFQVYGDGVKLYDSGVTRGADAVKAVSVNVTGRSDL; this is encoded by the coding sequence ATGCCAAGAAGACCAGCGCGCTCGTTGCTTCGTCTCAGCCTCCCCCTGTTGCTGTTTTCATGCAGCCAAGCTCCCGCGCCGTCCAGCCGGCCTTCCAAGGCGAGCGATCCTTACGCGGCCGGAACGTCTTATCCGTGGAGCGATCGGCTCGACGCGCCGATCGGCGATCCTTACACCGCGGGACGCGCTTTTCCTTGGACCGGCCCCAGCACGGCGGCGCCCGGCCTCGGCGCAACCCAAGTGCGTGGCGGCGACAACTTCTTGAGCGACCTCACGTGGACCTCGGCGACGAACGCCTGGGGGCCCGTCGAGAAGGACCGCAGCAACGGCGAGCAAGCCCTCGGCGACGGCCGCGTTCTCACCATCGGCACTCAGACGTTCGCGAAGGGACTCGGCGTCCACGCGAGCAGTACCTTGTCCTATGCCCTAGGGGGCGTCTGCCAGACGTTCTCCGCACAAGTCGGCGTCGACGACGAGGTGGGCGACCGAGGCAGCGTCGTCTTTCAAGTGTACGGGGACGGCGTCAAGCTCTACGACTCCGGCGTCACCCGTGGAGCCGACGCCGTGAAGGCCGTGAGCGTGAACGTCACCGGCAGAAGCGAACTGAAGCTCGTCGTGACGAACGGCGGCGACAGCATCGACTACGACCACGCCGATTGGGCGAGCGCGAAGGTGAGCTGCGCGCCTCCGCCCGCCCCGACGGGCGAGCGCTTTCTGAGCGACCTCGCGTGGACCTCGGCGACGAACGCCTGGGGGCCCGTCGAGAAGGACCGCAGCAACGGCGAGCAAGCCCTCGGCGACGGCCGCGTTCTCACCATCGGCACTCAGACGTTCGCGAAGGGACTCGGCGTCCACGCGGCCAGCACCTTGTCGTACTACCTCGGCGGCGCTTGCCAGACGTTCTCCGCGCAAGTCGGCGTCGACGACGAGGTGGGCGACCGAGGCAGCGTCGTTTTTCAAGTGTACGGGGACGGCGTCAAGCTCTACGACTCCGGCGTCACCCGTGGAGCCGACGCCGTGAAGGCCGTGAGCGTGAACGTCACCGGCAGAAGCGACTTGA
- a CDS encoding GNAT family N-acetyltransferase, whose product MTVDLRELTTPNAIEPLQELQARVWDLPHLEVVPKDILQALVHAGALLVGAFVDGALAGFVLGFPTNDPRTQHSHMLGVHPEFRRLGLALRLKLYQRDWCLARGITRVVWTYDPLKVPNAAFNIARLGATSRTYLDDYYGSLGGIDAGAPSDRLLAEWRLDAPRADVAGFDDAPFLNDPLTGRPVSTEATLALPRVRLHVPPDFGRLLAVEPDAARAWRASTGPLFKAAFAAGYRVTHFEARPHPAYLLTREDPT is encoded by the coding sequence GTGACGGTCGATCTTCGCGAACTCACGACCCCCAACGCCATCGAGCCGTTGCAGGAACTGCAAGCGCGCGTGTGGGACCTGCCGCACCTCGAAGTCGTTCCCAAGGACATCCTGCAAGCCCTCGTCCACGCGGGCGCCCTCCTCGTCGGGGCGTTCGTGGACGGCGCGCTCGCCGGATTCGTTCTGGGATTTCCCACGAACGATCCGCGCACGCAACACTCGCACATGCTCGGCGTGCATCCGGAGTTCCGTCGGCTCGGCCTCGCGCTGAGGCTCAAGCTCTACCAACGCGATTGGTGCTTGGCGCGCGGCATCACGCGCGTCGTGTGGACTTACGATCCCCTGAAAGTCCCGAACGCCGCCTTCAACATCGCGCGGCTCGGCGCGACGAGCCGCACCTACCTCGACGACTACTACGGAAGCCTCGGCGGCATCGACGCGGGCGCACCTTCCGACCGGCTTCTCGCCGAGTGGCGACTCGACGCGCCACGCGCGGACGTCGCGGGCTTCGACGACGCTCCCTTCCTCAACGATCCGCTCACCGGACGGCCCGTGTCGACCGAAGCGACGCTCGCGCTTCCGCGCGTGCGGCTGCACGTCCCGCCCGACTTCGGACGCCTGCTCGCCGTCGAGCCGGACGCCGCTCGCGCGTGGCGCGCGAGCACGGGTCCGCTGTTCAAGGCGGCCTTCGCTGCGGGGTACCGCGTCACGCACTTCGAAGCGCGGCCCCACCCGGCGTACCTGCTCACCCGCGAAGACCCGACCTGA
- a CDS encoding MurR/RpiR family transcriptional regulator: MLTELLAERLADLTPAERRVADHLQRRADELPMLSAAAIARDSGVNPSSVTRLAQKLGFQGYPDFQQAVRLHLRARHSPTTLPTQSLAQAHWAQEHRAIDMLAQLPEAHIDDAVTLLHDARRVLVTGARASTPAASYATHLWRSVRADVHLLGGDAPGLPELWFDVGPPDLLVAFTVRRYARSTATLIHAAERRGVPLLLVTDSLAAPGARTARRLLLASAPVEESKFVPLAAPASLVMLLASKLLERTGDERLHAIDAALADTEALTY; this comes from the coding sequence ATGCTCACGGAACTACTCGCCGAACGTCTCGCCGATCTCACCCCGGCCGAACGTCGCGTCGCCGATCATCTTCAGCGCCGCGCCGACGAGCTTCCCATGCTCAGTGCCGCCGCCATCGCCCGCGACAGCGGCGTGAATCCGTCGAGCGTGACCCGCCTCGCGCAGAAGCTCGGCTTCCAAGGCTATCCCGACTTCCAACAAGCGGTTCGCTTGCACCTTCGCGCTCGCCACTCGCCCACCACCTTGCCCACCCAATCGCTCGCGCAAGCCCACTGGGCGCAGGAGCACCGAGCGATCGACATGCTCGCTCAACTTCCTGAGGCGCACATCGACGACGCCGTCACGCTTCTGCACGACGCTCGGCGTGTCCTCGTCACGGGCGCGCGCGCCTCCACGCCCGCCGCCTCGTACGCCACCCACCTGTGGAGAAGCGTACGTGCGGACGTGCACCTGCTCGGCGGGGACGCCCCCGGCCTGCCCGAACTTTGGTTCGACGTCGGGCCGCCAGACCTCCTCGTCGCGTTCACCGTGCGGCGCTACGCGCGCAGCACCGCCACCCTCATTCACGCTGCCGAGCGCCGTGGCGTGCCACTCCTGCTCGTCACGGACAGCCTCGCCGCGCCCGGCGCCCGCACCGCGCGACGACTCCTGCTCGCGTCCGCGCCCGTCGAGGAGTCCAAGTTCGTGCCGCTCGCCGCGCCTGCCAGCCTCGTGATGCTGCTCGCCTCGAAACTCCTCGAGCGCACCGGAGACGAGCGCCTCCACGCCATCGACGCCGCCCTCGCCGACACCGAAGCCCTCACCTACTGA
- a CDS encoding ABC transporter substrate-binding protein — protein MKHATLLALALLCTAQAAPRTLAQIQASGTLRLGTEGAFPPFNYFESKKLVGFEVDLGNALAKAMNLKAEWQTLPFDNLLIALNQGRFDYVIASHAITPERQKAVDFAKPHYCSTVNIVAKVGGPLDRKALAGKTVGAQVGTAQLPILRAVPGIKDVLTYPNDQVALTALQSGRVDAWSSNGPVVAYMLKQAKLQNSIKIGEVISNERNASAVAKGNTALRSAIDAALDKLMKDGTYAKLSNKWFGQDIRCK, from the coding sequence ATGAAACACGCCACGCTTCTCGCCCTCGCCTTGCTTTGCACCGCTCAAGCCGCGCCCCGCACCCTCGCGCAAATCCAGGCGTCGGGCACCTTGCGCCTCGGCACAGAAGGAGCCTTCCCTCCCTTCAACTACTTCGAATCGAAGAAACTGGTCGGCTTCGAAGTCGATCTCGGCAACGCCCTCGCCAAAGCGATGAACCTCAAAGCCGAGTGGCAGACCTTGCCGTTCGACAACCTTCTCATCGCCCTCAACCAGGGACGCTTCGATTACGTTATCGCCTCGCACGCCATCACGCCCGAGCGCCAAAAGGCTGTCGACTTCGCCAAGCCGCACTACTGCTCGACCGTGAACATCGTCGCGAAGGTCGGCGGACCGCTCGACCGCAAGGCCCTCGCGGGCAAGACCGTCGGGGCGCAGGTGGGCACCGCGCAACTTCCGATTCTGCGCGCCGTTCCCGGGATCAAGGACGTGTTGACCTACCCGAACGACCAAGTGGCGCTCACCGCCTTGCAAAGCGGCCGCGTCGACGCGTGGAGCAGCAACGGGCCCGTCGTGGCGTACATGCTCAAGCAGGCCAAGCTGCAAAACAGCATCAAGATCGGCGAGGTGATCTCCAACGAACGCAACGCCAGCGCCGTCGCCAAAGGCAACACCGCCTTGCGAAGCGCCATCGACGCGGCGCTCGACAAGCTCATGAAGGACGGCACGTACGCCAAGCTGTCGAACAAGTGGTTCGGCCAGGACATCCGCTGCAAGTGA
- the menC gene encoding o-succinylbenzoate synthase, which produces MRFSFETSFGAQRRRFVPLLTLHADGVEGYAEGVMDHLPLYLEETLPGAVTFVREQLLPRVLGVDFETPEALARTLSVYRGNRMARAMVEMAFWDAWAKSLDLPLWRLLGGVRTLIPVGVSIGIQDSLEATREQALRYAAEGYRRVKLKIKPGWDVEPVRAVREALPDIALTVDANSAYTLTDTGALQALDAYHLKYIEQPLAHDDLTDHAELQARLRTPVCLDESITSLQGARKALALQAARVVNLKVARVGGHLEARRIHDLTLAFDAPIWCGGMMETGVGRAHNLHLSTLQNYTQPGDTASGSRYWDKDIIEEPLEAREGYQTVPPGSGIGVTLDLAFIDSVTRARHDVRPSAFPIPAEVY; this is translated from the coding sequence ATGCGCTTCTCCTTCGAAACGTCCTTCGGCGCCCAGCGCCGCCGCTTCGTTCCCCTGCTGACCTTGCACGCGGACGGCGTGGAGGGGTACGCGGAAGGCGTCATGGACCACTTGCCCCTCTACCTGGAGGAGACTCTGCCCGGCGCGGTCACCTTCGTACGCGAGCAACTCCTGCCCCGCGTGCTCGGCGTGGACTTCGAAACGCCCGAAGCGCTCGCGCGAACGCTGAGCGTGTACCGCGGCAACCGCATGGCGCGGGCGATGGTCGAGATGGCCTTTTGGGATGCCTGGGCCAAAAGCCTCGACTTGCCGTTGTGGCGCCTCCTCGGCGGCGTTCGTACGCTCATTCCCGTCGGCGTCAGCATCGGCATCCAAGACAGCTTGGAAGCCACCCGTGAGCAAGCCCTGCGTTACGCCGCCGAAGGCTACCGGCGCGTCAAACTCAAGATCAAACCCGGTTGGGACGTCGAGCCCGTGCGTGCCGTGCGCGAAGCGCTGCCCGACATCGCCCTCACCGTCGACGCGAACAGCGCCTACACCCTCACCGACACGGGCGCCCTCCAAGCGCTCGACGCATACCACCTCAAGTACATCGAACAACCCCTCGCGCACGACGACCTCACCGATCACGCCGAGTTGCAAGCTCGGCTGCGCACGCCCGTCTGCCTCGACGAGAGCATCACCAGCTTGCAGGGCGCCCGCAAAGCCTTGGCGCTTCAGGCGGCGCGCGTCGTCAACCTCAAGGTCGCGCGCGTCGGCGGACACCTGGAGGCGCGCCGCATCCACGACCTCACCCTCGCCTTCGACGCGCCCATCTGGTGCGGCGGCATGATGGAGACGGGCGTGGGCCGCGCGCACAACCTGCACCTCTCCACCTTGCAGAACTACACCCAGCCGGGCGACACCGCCAGCGGCAGCCGATACTGGGACAAGGACATCATCGAAGAGCCTCTCGAAGCGCGAGAAGGCTACCAAACCGTTCCGCCGGGTTCCGGCATCGGCGTGACCCTCGACCTCGCGTTCATCGATTCCGTGACGCGCGCCCGCCACGACGTTCGTCCGTCCGCCTTTCCGATTCCCGCCGAAGTGTACTGA